Proteins from a genomic interval of Buteo buteo unplaced genomic scaffold, bButBut1.hap1.1 HAP1_SCAFFOLD_55, whole genome shotgun sequence:
- the LOC142027772 gene encoding T-cell activation Rho GTPase-activating protein-like, protein MRTGPPSSSSGPAAPASPLSGECHGQAGDVPKHTRTIELLAVLRREGPSTEGIFRKAASGTELRELREALDRDADVDLGNQPALLLAAVLKDFLRSIPDKLLVTHLYEDWMAAMERTSKEEKVSELKAVAEKLPAANLFLLKRLLSLLQHIGRNAATSRMSCSNLAICLGPNLLSPPDEDLLPLQAMLEVTEKVNTLALFMIENCGDIVGEEVAGRSCPSAGESPAPTDGATDLPLEEQSGPAGRGDQGHQAEAILHASPSLGVLKGAGGDMVAESKTTEAPPALPPATLESTAEPLLRPQQLGSLSEERRFAGSPRDKEKRRNRRRKQAWGDESCAEKKRRKRENRLGDRKRKRCRKVRQVKKPRCRFPVTG, encoded by the exons atgaGGACAGGACCTCCATCCTCCTCGTCTGGCCCAGCGGCTCCTGCGTCGCCACTTTCGGGTGAGTGCCACGGCCAGGCGGGAGACGTTCCCAAGCACACCCGCACCATC gagctgctggctgtcctgcgccGGGAAGGACCGTCGACGGAGGGGATATTCCGCAAAGCTGCCAGCGGGACGGAACttcgggagctgcgggaggccctggaccGCGACGCCGATGTCGACCTGGGCAACCAGCCTGCACTCCTGCTGGCCGccgtcttgaag gacttcctccgaagcatccccgacaagctgctggtgacccacctctacgaggactggatggcagccatggagaggaccagcaaggaggagaaggtctccgagctgaaagc ggtggccgagaagttgcctgcagccaacctcttcctcctcaagcggctgctgtccctcctccagcacatcggccgcaacgcagccaccagcaggatgagctgcagcaacctggccatctgccttgggccaaacctgctgagcccacccgacgaggacctgctcccgctccaggccatgctggaggtgaccgagaag gtgaacacgCTGGCgctgtttatgattgaaaattgCGGCGACAttgttggggaggaggtggctggccgctcctgtccatcagctgGGGAGTCGCCAGCCCCcacggacggagccacag acctgcctttggaagagcaaagtggccctgcaggcagaggagaccagggccaccaggcagaagccattctgcatgcatccccctctctgggtgtcctcaaaggagctgggggagacatgGTGGCGGAGTCCAAAACGACAGAG gcacctccagctttgcctccagccaccctcgagagcacggcagagcccctgctACGCCCGCAACAACtgggcagcctttcagaggaaagaag gtttgcaggctctcctcgggacaaggaaaagagaaggaaccgaaggaggaaacaggcctggggagatgaaagctgtgcagaaaaaaagaggaggaagagagaaaacagattggGGGATCGCAAAcggaaaagatgcaggaaggtcCGGCAGGTCAAgaagcccag GTGCCGTTTTCCTGTTACTGGCTGA